One stretch of Chryseobacterium fluminis DNA includes these proteins:
- a CDS encoding patatin-like phospholipase family protein — protein sequence MKTEMLNRIIDDHILSQASKEKLQALHENISSKEFSDILDAKGQQYVEFVQEGGGVWGSALVGYLYGLEIFGIRFLKVAGTSAGAINTILIAACKTKEEAKSDMIRDILFNWDFSDFMDGKPYVKTTIHSILNNKDFIKINAMISAIVMGILVIAPFAIPSETTLKAKLLFLVPIVPVTIAFLYLSKLYNDLTKANSGLNPGNTFLNQMKEVLESFGIKTVAALNHKFVKSGEDLNLNYRYGNGTEYYTIALNSIEEIRINNKDHIDEVRYKIFYDSTVNNEYYKQDPFYQLKSEYVVITTDINAKIKVELPTMANLYWSEEELKHSSPAEFVRASMSVPFFFEPFQKLIHKDDDSVKYAWRYWMNTQQENINPVGVFIDGGSISNFPIDIFHATDIFYPRMPLFGVQLTSDSDLLSEKGKTSEEILKSPISFAGNIISTLKGFNDKTFLTKHTFYHLFSIQTVNCGTSNWLNFFMKREEKEDLFNRGFCAALDFLNRFDWEKYKCERMMVSMKEKKILKEEDTPTVG from the coding sequence ATGAAAACCGAAATGCTCAACAGGATCATTGATGATCATATTCTTTCCCAGGCGTCTAAAGAAAAACTCCAGGCACTGCATGAAAATATCTCTTCCAAGGAATTTTCTGATATCCTTGATGCCAAAGGACAGCAGTATGTAGAATTTGTACAGGAAGGCGGCGGCGTCTGGGGAAGCGCACTGGTGGGCTATCTGTATGGTCTTGAAATTTTCGGAATCCGTTTTTTAAAGGTCGCAGGAACCAGTGCCGGCGCGATCAATACGATACTTATTGCAGCCTGTAAAACCAAGGAAGAAGCTAAAAGCGACATGATCAGAGATATTCTGTTCAACTGGGATTTTTCAGATTTTATGGACGGTAAACCGTACGTGAAAACAACGATCCATTCGATACTCAACAATAAGGATTTCATTAAAATCAATGCAATGATCTCAGCCATTGTCATGGGAATTCTTGTGATCGCACCTTTTGCTATTCCGTCTGAGACGACCTTAAAGGCCAAACTTCTATTCCTGGTTCCGATCGTACCGGTCACCATTGCATTTCTGTATCTGAGTAAATTATATAACGATCTGACGAAAGCGAATTCCGGGCTTAATCCGGGAAATACTTTTCTGAACCAGATGAAAGAAGTGCTTGAAAGTTTCGGTATAAAAACAGTGGCTGCTCTTAACCATAAGTTTGTAAAATCCGGTGAGGACCTTAACCTGAACTACCGCTACGGGAACGGAACGGAATATTATACCATCGCCCTCAACAGCATCGAAGAGATCAGAATAAACAACAAAGATCATATCGATGAGGTCCGCTACAAGATATTCTACGACAGCACAGTCAATAATGAATATTATAAGCAGGATCCTTTTTATCAATTAAAATCTGAATATGTCGTTATCACCACCGATATCAACGCCAAAATAAAAGTGGAACTTCCCACCATGGCCAATTTATACTGGTCTGAAGAGGAGCTGAAACACAGCAGCCCGGCTGAATTCGTTCGAGCCTCCATGTCGGTTCCTTTCTTTTTTGAACCCTTCCAAAAACTTATCCATAAAGACGATGACTCTGTAAAATATGCCTGGAGGTACTGGATGAACACCCAGCAGGAAAATATTAACCCTGTAGGTGTATTTATTGATGGCGGCAGCATTTCCAATTTCCCGATTGATATTTTCCACGCTACCGATATTTTCTACCCAAGAATGCCCCTATTCGGCGTACAGCTGACCAGCGACTCTGATCTGCTTTCAGAAAAAGGAAAAACGAGTGAAGAAATTTTAAAATCGCCTATATCTTTTGCCGGAAATATCATCAGCACCCTGAAGGGTTTTAATGACAAAACATTCCTTACCAAACATACCTTTTATCACCTTTTCAGTATTCAGACCGTGAATTGCGGAACGAGCAACTGGCTCAACTTCTTTATGAAAAGGGAAGAAAAAGAAGACCTTTTCAACAGAGGTTTTTGTGCTGCCCTGGATTTTCTCAACCGGTTTGACTGGGAGAAATACAAATGTGAGCGAATGATGGTTTCGATGAAGGAAAAGAAAATACTGAAGGAAGAGGATACGCCGACGGTAGGGTAA
- a CDS encoding magnesium transporter CorA family protein yields the protein MPINTLYRDSRCEWVDVEAPTAEDLKFLHERYEINNFLLEDTLDPNHLPKYEEDGNVKFFLLRESTELERKNLNTISDISTKIGIFLLNSTIITVHRMKTKSIAETKKQLSASKDDSNPQQIALMLTLLIMKSFDDESVSLFETMDNIENEIFLKNTNHTNQIRRLYKLKRKSGLNSRVLTISTDAIDKFKLLGLRDSEVVDLKDKHKDVVADFDHLNIQITNLISMFLALSDQKANQVMKVLAIYSVYFLPITFIAGVYGMNFDHMPELHTKYGYFCTLGLMAVVVICTFIYARRKQW from the coding sequence ATGCCAATTAATACCTTATACAGAGACTCCCGGTGCGAATGGGTGGATGTGGAAGCTCCTACAGCCGAGGATCTGAAGTTTCTTCATGAACGATACGAAATTAATAATTTCCTGCTGGAAGATACGCTGGATCCCAATCACCTTCCCAAATACGAGGAGGACGGTAATGTGAAATTTTTTCTGCTTCGCGAAAGCACGGAGCTTGAAAGGAAAAACCTCAACACCATCAGTGACATCAGTACCAAAATCGGCATTTTTCTTCTGAACAGTACCATTATCACCGTACACCGGATGAAAACCAAAAGTATTGCAGAAACGAAAAAGCAGCTCTCCGCATCGAAGGATGACAGCAACCCTCAACAGATTGCGTTAATGCTGACCCTGCTGATTATGAAAAGCTTTGATGATGAGTCGGTAAGTTTATTTGAAACAATGGATAATATCGAGAATGAAATTTTCCTTAAGAATACCAATCATACGAACCAGATCAGGAGGTTGTATAAGCTGAAGAGAAAATCGGGCCTGAACTCCAGGGTGCTTACCATTTCCACGGATGCGATCGATAAGTTTAAGCTTCTCGGATTACGGGATTCTGAAGTGGTAGATCTTAAAGACAAACATAAGGATGTAGTGGCAGATTTTGATCATTTAAACATCCAGATCACCAACCTGATCTCGATGTTCCTGGCACTGTCGGATCAGAAAGCCAACCAGGTGATGAAAGTACTGGCCATTTATTCCGTTTATTTCTTACCCATTACTTTTATCGCAGGAGTATACGGAATGAATTTTGACCATATGCCGGAGCTGCACACGAAATATGGTTATTTCTGTACGCTGGGCTTAATGGCTGTGGTGGTTATCTGTACTTTTATCTACGCGAGAAGAAAGCAATGGTGA
- a CDS encoding 3-oxoacyl-ACP synthase III family protein, whose product MIKSTIKGIGFYVPENVVTNDDLAKLMTTNDEWITERTGIKERRHRKNRNDSQETSAYLGFRASEKALEKAGLTAGDIDYIIFATLSPDYYFPGCGVLLQDMLGCDTIGALDVRNQCSGFVYALSVANAFIKSGTYKNILVVGAEIHSFGLDFSDAGRGVSVIFGDGAGAIVLSATEDENAGDILAVNMHSEGKYADELCTQFPGSKFGWSDRMRKEPEQVTDKEVYPIMNGNFVFKHAVTRFPETMQEALDKAGKTIEEVDMFIPHQANLRIAQFVQQKFGLPDEKIHNNIQKYGNTTAASIPIALHEAIELGKVKRGDLVLLSAFGSGFTWGSVLFQY is encoded by the coding sequence ATGATTAAAAGTACAATAAAGGGAATTGGTTTTTATGTTCCGGAGAATGTTGTAACGAATGATGATTTAGCTAAATTAATGACCACCAATGATGAATGGATCACAGAGCGAACAGGCATTAAAGAAAGAAGGCACCGGAAAAACAGAAACGATTCTCAGGAAACCAGTGCCTATCTTGGATTCAGGGCATCAGAAAAAGCATTGGAAAAAGCAGGTTTAACCGCTGGTGATATCGACTATATTATTTTTGCCACCCTTTCACCGGATTATTATTTTCCGGGTTGCGGCGTATTATTACAGGATATGCTGGGATGTGACACCATCGGAGCGCTGGATGTGAGAAACCAATGCTCGGGTTTTGTCTATGCATTGAGTGTGGCGAATGCATTCATCAAATCAGGAACCTATAAAAACATTCTGGTGGTGGGCGCTGAAATTCACTCCTTCGGATTAGACTTTTCTGACGCAGGAAGAGGCGTTTCCGTGATTTTCGGCGATGGGGCAGGTGCTATTGTACTTTCTGCCACGGAAGATGAAAATGCAGGAGATATCTTAGCCGTCAATATGCATTCCGAAGGAAAATATGCCGATGAGCTATGTACGCAGTTCCCAGGTTCGAAATTCGGGTGGAGCGACAGGATGAGGAAAGAGCCTGAACAGGTAACCGATAAAGAAGTATACCCGATCATGAACGGAAATTTTGTTTTCAAACATGCGGTGACCAGATTTCCGGAAACCATGCAGGAAGCACTGGATAAAGCAGGAAAAACCATAGAAGAGGTAGACATGTTCATCCCGCATCAGGCGAACTTAAGGATTGCTCAGTTTGTTCAGCAGAAATTTGGACTGCCGGACGAAAAAATTCATAATAATATCCAGAAATACGGGAATACAACTGCTGCTTCTATTCCTATCGCTCTACATGAAGCGATTGAATTAGGGAAAGTCAAAAGAGGAGATCTCGTTCTTCTCTCCGCTTTCGGAAGTGGATTCACCTGGGGAAGCGTATTGTTTCAATATTAG
- a CDS encoding phosphatidate cytidylyltransferase, with amino-acid sequence MKKLSLYSMTIFSLLLLTSCEAVETIFKAGMWWGIILVVGVVAVILWLFSRGRNS; translated from the coding sequence ATGAAAAAATTGAGCTTGTATAGTATGACCATATTCAGTTTACTGTTATTAACAAGTTGTGAAGCAGTAGAGACCATCTTTAAAGCAGGAATGTGGTGGGGAATTATTTTAGTGGTAGGCGTAGTAGCCGTTATCTTATGGCTATTCTCAAGGGGTAGGAACTCTTAA
- a CDS encoding thioredoxin family protein, translated as MKKLAILSSLCIGVLAFAQGIKFEDSNFTAILAKAKKENKLVFVDAYASWCGPCKLMVKNIFPLQSVGDYYNSHFINAKIDMEKGEGIGLAKKYNVKAFPTYLFINGDGEEVHRTLGYVEENDFIQFAKDAGDPNKRLAALKQKFEEGEKDPEFLKNLAGLTLYTDAPFTGRVLERYFQSKQNLDQEDVQMLLAGTQSTESPLYKIFKEKKADIIKILPETQYQMFDKNIKFTTVLKKSYNADSKTWDDAYFMKETQSFLSKEEAEKMLKKSKANSALKNKDIATYEKLTLELYKDPSSISSEELNFLAWNYFENVSTRSSLEKAISWAQESVKKSENYANTDTLANLYNKIGDKKNAKLWAEKSVQLAKSTGQDAADTEKLLKSL; from the coding sequence ATGAAAAAATTAGCCATATTATCCTCCCTATGCATTGGTGTCCTGGCATTTGCTCAGGGAATTAAATTTGAAGACAGCAATTTCACCGCGATTCTGGCGAAAGCAAAAAAAGAAAATAAACTGGTATTTGTAGATGCCTACGCTTCCTGGTGTGGCCCATGTAAACTGATGGTGAAGAATATTTTCCCATTGCAGTCGGTGGGAGATTATTATAACAGCCACTTCATCAATGCCAAAATCGACATGGAAAAAGGAGAAGGAATAGGTCTCGCTAAAAAATATAATGTCAAGGCCTTCCCTACCTACCTGTTCATCAATGGAGACGGTGAAGAAGTGCACAGAACTTTAGGATACGTTGAAGAAAACGATTTTATTCAGTTTGCCAAAGATGCCGGTGATCCTAATAAAAGATTAGCTGCTTTGAAGCAAAAATTTGAAGAGGGTGAAAAAGATCCTGAATTTCTGAAAAATCTTGCCGGGCTTACACTGTATACCGATGCTCCTTTTACAGGCCGGGTATTGGAACGTTACTTCCAGTCTAAGCAAAACTTGGATCAGGAAGATGTTCAGATGTTACTGGCCGGAACCCAAAGCACAGAAAGCCCGTTGTATAAAATTTTTAAAGAAAAGAAGGCAGATATTATAAAAATTCTCCCTGAAACCCAATATCAAATGTTCGATAAGAATATAAAATTTACGACTGTTCTGAAGAAGTCCTATAATGCTGATTCCAAAACATGGGATGATGCGTATTTTATGAAAGAAACCCAAAGTTTTTTAAGCAAAGAGGAAGCTGAAAAGATGCTCAAGAAGTCCAAAGCCAACAGTGCTTTGAAAAATAAAGATATCGCCACGTATGAGAAATTAACCCTCGAACTTTACAAGGATCCATCTTCTATAAGTTCTGAAGAACTCAATTTCCTGGCATGGAATTACTTTGAAAATGTAAGCACCAGGTCTTCATTAGAAAAAGCCATAAGCTGGGCTCAGGAATCTGTAAAGAAAAGCGAAAACTATGCGAACACCGACACTTTAGCCAATCTCTATAACAAAATTGGAGACAAAAAAAATGCTAAACTGTGGGCGGAAAAATCGGTCCAGCTGGCAAAAAGTACCGGACAGGACGCTGCGGACACGGAGAAATTGCTGAAAAGTCTTTAA
- a CDS encoding Crp/Fnr family transcriptional regulator, whose translation MLRQFFENLALFSEAEVTHFLSLFEERTLDKNEYFVREGEKCKEIAFIQSGIFRSFYISEEGKDMTYCFRFPNDLIASCSTFISGLPSRETMQAISEAEILV comes from the coding sequence ATGCTCCGACAGTTTTTTGAAAATCTCGCCCTGTTTTCCGAAGCTGAGGTCACCCATTTTTTGTCGCTCTTTGAAGAAAGAACACTGGATAAAAATGAGTATTTTGTAAGAGAAGGTGAAAAATGTAAGGAAATCGCCTTTATACAATCCGGGATTTTCCGTTCCTTTTATATTTCTGAAGAAGGGAAAGACATGACCTACTGTTTCAGATTTCCCAATGATCTTATTGCTTCCTGTTCTACATTTATTTCCGGATTGCCAAGCCGGGAAACTATGCAGGCGATTTCAGAAGCTGAAATTTTAGTATAA
- a CDS encoding cytochrome C551, whose product MKKSLLIAAIIGLFAVSCGTKESSMSTNNTDSTAMDSSAQRSPSTTMDTVTTTTANPDSTRVTDSVAASPTNR is encoded by the coding sequence ATGAAAAAGTCATTGTTAATAGCAGCAATTATCGGATTATTTGCAGTGAGCTGCGGAACCAAGGAATCTTCGATGTCCACAAACAATACAGATTCAACGGCAATGGACAGTTCGGCCCAACGATCACCATCTACAACGATGGATACTGTTACGACCACTACTGCAAATCCTGACAGCACCAGAGTTACCGATTCTGTAGCTGCCTCTCCGACAAACAGATAA
- a CDS encoding aminopeptidase P family protein, with protein sequence MTSREKVAALREEMQKNNVDAFIVYSADPHMSEYLPEEWQERSWLSGFLGSAGFVVVTKDKAGLWTDGRYFTQAPIELAGSGIDLFKDGMEGTPNYIDWIISEIPAEGKVAVNAVATSHANWELLTQKLQSKNITLVDHPLLKQIWTDRGTPSKNPIFIHPVERSGKPVIDKIAAIRQKMEEQEATVHIISSLDDVAWTLNLRGSDVQSNPVFLGYLIITKNDAILFTDLEKLEVEARKQMDESFVKMMPYEEFYNHLKVFNGEKVLVSPTSNQSIFEALKSDNEFIKAPVPGNVMKAQKNETELEGFRKVMVRDGVAMVKFLYWLTHNAGKEAMNEYSIGEKLRGFRAEGENFVGESFGSIVGYKEHGAIMHYSAKSEGSKEVTNDASILVDSGGQYLEGTTDITRTLALGAVSDDFKRNSTLVLQGLIRLSMVKFPKGTKGVHLDAIARLPLWMEGKDFNHGTGHGVGSFMNVHEGPQNIRKDMNPQDLLVGMVCSNEPGYYLEGEYGIRHENLIAVKEAEKTIHGTFYEFETLTFCPFFKNTIVREILSEKEIEWLNAYHRTCEEKLGPYLEGEVKDWFLELVSPL encoded by the coding sequence ATGACTTCAAGGGAAAAAGTAGCTGCGCTTCGTGAGGAAATGCAGAAAAATAATGTTGATGCATTTATAGTATATTCAGCAGATCCGCATATGAGTGAATATTTGCCGGAAGAATGGCAGGAAAGATCCTGGCTGTCGGGATTTCTGGGATCTGCAGGCTTTGTGGTCGTTACAAAAGATAAAGCCGGACTCTGGACAGACGGCAGATACTTCACACAGGCTCCTATTGAATTAGCCGGATCCGGAATTGATCTTTTCAAAGACGGAATGGAAGGGACGCCCAACTATATCGACTGGATCATCTCTGAAATCCCGGCCGAAGGAAAAGTGGCGGTAAATGCTGTAGCTACTTCCCATGCCAACTGGGAGCTTTTAACGCAGAAATTACAATCAAAAAATATAACGCTGGTAGATCATCCGCTTCTTAAGCAGATCTGGACCGACCGGGGAACACCGTCTAAAAACCCTATCTTCATACATCCTGTAGAAAGATCGGGAAAACCGGTTATCGATAAAATTGCTGCGATCCGTCAGAAAATGGAAGAACAGGAAGCCACCGTTCATATCATATCAAGTCTTGATGATGTAGCCTGGACCTTAAACCTGAGAGGAAGTGATGTACAGAGCAATCCTGTATTTCTGGGATACCTGATCATTACTAAAAATGATGCGATCCTGTTTACCGACCTGGAGAAATTGGAAGTGGAAGCCAGAAAGCAGATGGATGAGTCTTTCGTGAAGATGATGCCTTATGAGGAATTTTACAATCATCTTAAGGTATTTAACGGTGAAAAAGTCCTGGTTTCTCCTACCAGCAACCAGTCTATCTTTGAAGCATTGAAATCTGACAATGAATTCATCAAAGCTCCGGTTCCCGGGAATGTAATGAAGGCCCAGAAAAATGAAACTGAGCTGGAAGGCTTCCGAAAAGTGATGGTGAGAGACGGTGTAGCCATGGTGAAATTCCTGTATTGGCTCACCCATAACGCAGGGAAAGAAGCCATGAATGAATATTCAATCGGTGAAAAGCTGAGAGGTTTCCGTGCCGAAGGTGAAAATTTTGTGGGTGAAAGTTTCGGAAGTATCGTCGGATATAAAGAACATGGTGCCATTATGCATTATTCCGCAAAAAGTGAAGGAAGCAAAGAGGTGACCAATGACGCAAGCATCCTGGTAGATTCAGGAGGTCAGTATCTGGAAGGAACCACGGATATTACAAGAACATTGGCGCTGGGAGCTGTTTCTGATGATTTTAAAAGAAATTCTACCTTAGTTCTTCAGGGGCTGATCCGTTTATCGATGGTAAAATTCCCGAAGGGAACCAAAGGTGTTCATCTGGATGCTATTGCTAGACTTCCGTTATGGATGGAAGGGAAAGATTTCAACCACGGGACCGGTCATGGTGTAGGAAGTTTTATGAACGTTCATGAAGGGCCTCAGAACATCAGAAAAGATATGAACCCACAGGATCTTCTTGTAGGAATGGTATGTTCCAATGAGCCGGGCTATTATTTAGAAGGGGAGTATGGAATCCGTCACGAAAATTTAATTGCGGTAAAAGAAGCTGAGAAAACCATCCACGGTACCTTTTATGAGTTTGAAACACTTACATTCTGTCCGTTCTTCAAAAATACCATTGTCAGAGAGATTCTTTCTGAAAAGGAAATAGAATGGCTGAACGCTTATCACAGAACGTGTGAAGAGAAGCTGGGTCCTTATCTGGAAGGAGAGGTTAAAGACTGGTTCCTGGAACTGGTAAGTCCGCTGTAA
- a CDS encoding DNA topoisomerase IB, which produces MDNSELDIISHLKPSKIVKIMKDPEASAKAVNLIYTSDAESAGIIRKKKGKKYSYFKDGEKIKDKDEIKRINGLVIPPAWENVWICALDNGHLQATGFDVKKRKQYRYHPLWSALRNHTKFYRMLQFGYALPQMRLHIEQDLALRNFEKRKILALIVSLMQKTNIRIGNNAYEKLYGSFGLTTLKGKHVKINGQKMTFSFKGKKGVMHNVNLKSRRLSRLVQKCKEIPGKELFQFYDDDGNHHTIDSGMVNNYIKEISGEDFTAKDFRTWSGTVNALIAFKEIGYAETNTEYKKKVKEALERVASHLGNTSTVCRKYYVHPLVINLYENNTIKKYLDELEQIEENDGKADLTQQEKLVLKILETEKM; this is translated from the coding sequence ATGGATAATTCAGAATTAGACATTATTTCCCATCTGAAACCTTCTAAGATTGTCAAGATTATGAAAGATCCGGAGGCTTCTGCAAAGGCGGTAAATCTTATTTACACGTCCGATGCAGAATCTGCCGGTATCATCCGGAAAAAGAAAGGAAAAAAATATTCTTACTTCAAGGATGGTGAAAAAATAAAAGACAAAGATGAGATCAAGCGTATCAACGGACTGGTTATTCCTCCGGCGTGGGAAAATGTATGGATCTGTGCCTTAGACAACGGGCATCTTCAGGCGACGGGTTTTGATGTAAAAAAGAGAAAACAGTACCGATATCATCCACTTTGGAGTGCCCTTAGAAATCATACAAAATTTTACAGGATGCTGCAGTTTGGCTATGCCTTACCGCAGATGAGACTGCATATCGAACAGGATCTGGCTTTAAGAAATTTTGAAAAAAGAAAAATTTTAGCGTTAATCGTAAGTTTAATGCAGAAAACGAATATCCGGATTGGAAACAATGCATATGAAAAGTTATACGGATCATTCGGATTAACCACTTTAAAAGGAAAGCACGTAAAGATAAACGGCCAGAAAATGACTTTTTCTTTCAAAGGGAAAAAGGGCGTTATGCATAATGTTAATCTTAAAAGCAGAAGACTGTCCAGATTGGTTCAGAAATGTAAGGAGATTCCGGGAAAAGAACTGTTTCAGTTTTATGATGACGATGGCAATCACCATACGATCGATTCCGGAATGGTGAATAACTACATCAAGGAAATCAGCGGTGAAGATTTTACGGCAAAAGATTTCAGAACCTGGTCCGGAACCGTCAATGCACTGATTGCTTTTAAAGAGATCGGTTATGCGGAAACCAATACCGAATACAAAAAGAAGGTGAAAGAAGCCCTGGAAAGGGTCGCCTCCCATCTGGGAAATACCAGTACCGTGTGCAGAAAATATTACGTTCATCCTCTGGTGATCAACCTTTATGAGAACAATACCATCAAAAAATATCTTGACGAGCTTGAACAGATCGAAGAGAATGACGGCAAGGCTGATTTAACCCAACAGGAAAAATTAGTTCTTAAAATTCTGGAAACGGAAAAGATGTAA
- the pruA gene encoding L-glutamate gamma-semialdehyde dehydrogenase: MSKAISQVPFAVNEPVNSYAPGTPEVKSLIAQYKKMWAEKIEIPMIINGEEVTTGDTVQLQSPQDHAHDFGFYHRGTMQHVDDAINSALAAKKEWNELGWEHRAAIFLKAADLLAGPYRDVINAATMIGQSKNVHQAEIDAACEFIDFLRFNVEFMTEMYSEQPVSDTGIWNRVEYRPLEGFCFAVTPFNFTAISGNLPTCMAMLGNVVVWKPSDKQIYSAKVIMDVLTEAGLPKGVINMIFTDGKETAEKVLAHRDFAGLHFTGSTKVFQGMWKMIGDHIHNYRTYPRIVGETGGKDFVIAHPSANVEAVATALVRGAFEYQGQKCSAASRAYIPQSLWAEVKKVMETQIGSIKIGSPEDPSNFVNAVIDKNSFEKCKGYIDRANASGEANVVIGGKTDDSKGWFVHPTVIETTNPQYESMVEEIFGPILSVFVYEDQDWAETLKLVDSSSPYSLTGSVFAQDRYAVNEAFKALENASGNFYINDKPTGAVVGQQPFGGGRASGTNDKAGSKMNLLRWTSVRSIKETFVSPKDYKYPYLG; the protein is encoded by the coding sequence ATGTCAAAAGCAATTTCGCAAGTACCATTTGCAGTTAATGAACCGGTAAATTCTTACGCGCCGGGAACTCCAGAAGTAAAAAGCCTGATCGCCCAATACAAAAAAATGTGGGCTGAGAAAATAGAAATTCCAATGATCATCAATGGTGAGGAGGTTACAACGGGTGACACTGTTCAGCTTCAGTCGCCACAGGATCATGCGCATGATTTCGGTTTTTATCACAGAGGAACCATGCAACATGTAGATGACGCGATTAATTCTGCACTGGCTGCTAAAAAGGAATGGAATGAGCTGGGCTGGGAGCACCGTGCGGCCATCTTTTTAAAAGCGGCTGATCTGTTGGCGGGACCTTACAGAGACGTCATCAATGCAGCAACCATGATCGGGCAGTCGAAAAATGTTCACCAGGCTGAAATTGATGCTGCCTGTGAATTTATCGATTTCCTGAGATTCAATGTAGAATTTATGACAGAAATGTATTCTGAGCAGCCGGTTTCTGATACAGGAATCTGGAACCGTGTAGAATACAGACCTTTGGAAGGTTTTTGTTTTGCGGTAACCCCGTTTAATTTTACGGCGATTTCCGGCAATCTGCCTACCTGCATGGCCATGCTTGGAAATGTCGTGGTCTGGAAGCCTTCTGACAAGCAGATCTACTCTGCAAAAGTAATTATGGATGTTCTTACTGAAGCCGGTCTTCCGAAAGGGGTAATCAATATGATCTTCACAGATGGAAAAGAAACGGCTGAAAAAGTGCTTGCCCACAGAGATTTTGCAGGTCTTCACTTTACAGGGTCTACCAAAGTATTCCAGGGAATGTGGAAAATGATCGGAGACCATATTCACAACTACAGAACTTATCCTAGAATCGTCGGAGAAACGGGAGGAAAAGATTTCGTTATTGCTCATCCTTCCGCCAATGTAGAAGCGGTGGCTACTGCCTTGGTAAGAGGAGCATTCGAATACCAGGGTCAGAAATGTTCTGCCGCTTCCAGAGCGTATATCCCTCAATCACTTTGGGCTGAGGTGAAAAAAGTAATGGAAACTCAGATCGGATCTATTAAAATCGGTTCTCCTGAAGATCCTTCAAATTTTGTCAATGCTGTAATCGATAAAAATTCCTTTGAAAAATGCAAAGGGTATATCGACAGAGCGAATGCATCAGGTGAGGCTAACGTGGTAATCGGTGGAAAAACAGATGATTCCAAAGGATGGTTTGTTCACCCTACCGTTATCGAAACCACCAATCCTCAGTATGAAAGTATGGTGGAAGAAATTTTCGGACCGATCTTATCTGTATTTGTTTACGAAGATCAGGACTGGGCGGAAACTTTGAAACTCGTAGATTCTTCTTCTCCTTATTCATTGACAGGATCTGTATTTGCACAGGACCGATATGCCGTGAATGAAGCTTTCAAAGCATTGGAAAATGCTTCCGGAAATTTCTATATCAATGACAAGCCAACCGGAGCAGTGGTAGGTCAGCAGCCTTTCGGAGGTGGCAGAGCATCCGGAACCAACGACAAGGCAGGATCTAAAATGAATCTCCTGAGATGGACTTCGGTAAGAAGTATTAAAGAAACTTTTGTTTCTCCGAAGGATTATAAATATCCGTATCTTGGATAA
- a CDS encoding DUF6526 family protein: MEKQNYKNHRKFYPPHHFIYLPVLILSEAFGIYKVYQDEQHQLSWILFSAVIFLIFYLAIMVRQHYALGLQNRLVRLEFKQRYFELFNHRSDEVEEKLTFDQIAALRFAYDDEFKELLDKALHENIPGDAIKKSIKSWRADRHRI, translated from the coding sequence ATGGAAAAGCAGAATTATAAAAATCACAGGAAGTTTTATCCGCCGCATCATTTTATATATCTCCCCGTCTTAATTCTGTCAGAAGCTTTCGGGATCTATAAGGTATACCAGGATGAACAGCATCAGCTAAGCTGGATTTTATTCTCCGCTGTTATTTTTCTGATTTTCTACCTTGCGATTATGGTCAGACAGCATTATGCGCTGGGACTTCAGAACCGGCTGGTACGACTTGAATTCAAACAGCGGTATTTTGAGCTTTTTAATCATCGCTCCGATGAAGTGGAAGAAAAACTGACGTTTGACCAGATTGCCGCATTAAGATTCGCGTACGACGATGAATTCAAAGAACTTTTGGATAAAGCCCTTCATGAAAATATACCCGGGGATGCCATTAAAAAGTCGATTAAAAGCTGGCGGGCTGACCGACACAGAATTTAA